The following proteins are co-located in the Deltaproteobacteria bacterium genome:
- the guaA gene encoding glutamine-hydrolyzing GMP synthase, translating into MILILDFGGQYTQLIARRVREAKVYCELHPFSLSIERIKAMRPEGIILSGGPASVYAADSPISDPRMLDLGVPVLGICYGMGIFLQQRGGLVAATDRREFGPADLIVDDTSDLFAGLDVGTTPVWMSHGDRMERLPAGWRALAHSANSPIAACRDADGRLFGVQFHPEVVHTRDGRKILENFVLKICHARADWTMDNFVARESARIRARVGTSGVVCGLSGGVDSTVVAALLHHAIGDQLTCLFVDNGVLRRDEAKLVMTQLRDRFHFRVECIDASARFLDRLAGIEDPEQKRRIIGATFIEVFEEAARDLRDVRFLAQGTLYPDVIESVSFKGPSATIKSHHNVGGLPERMKFELVEPLRELFKDEVRELGKLLGLPTEIVGRHPFPGPGLAIRIIGEVTAARVAVLQHADAIMNEEVRAAGQYDQIWQSFCVLLPVKTVGVMGDERTYENVLALRAVTSVDGMTADWARLPYDLLARISSRVINEVRGVNRVVYDISSKPPATIEWE; encoded by the coding sequence ATGATTCTGATTCTCGACTTTGGCGGCCAGTACACGCAACTGATCGCGCGGCGCGTGCGCGAAGCGAAGGTTTACTGCGAGCTGCACCCGTTCTCGTTGTCGATCGAACGCATCAAGGCGATGCGACCGGAGGGCATCATTCTGTCGGGCGGGCCGGCGAGCGTGTATGCCGCCGACTCGCCGATCTCGGATCCGCGCATGCTCGATCTCGGCGTGCCGGTGCTCGGCATTTGCTACGGGATGGGCATTTTTCTGCAACAGCGCGGTGGCTTGGTGGCGGCAACGGACCGGCGCGAGTTCGGACCCGCGGATTTGATCGTCGACGATACCAGCGATCTCTTCGCTGGCCTCGATGTCGGCACCACTCCCGTGTGGATGAGTCATGGCGATCGCATGGAGCGCTTGCCCGCGGGGTGGCGCGCGCTCGCGCACAGCGCCAACTCGCCGATCGCCGCCTGCCGCGATGCCGATGGGCGGCTGTTCGGCGTGCAATTCCATCCCGAAGTCGTGCACACTCGCGACGGCCGCAAAATTCTCGAAAACTTCGTCCTGAAGATTTGTCATGCGCGCGCGGACTGGACGATGGACAACTTCGTCGCTCGCGAGAGCGCGCGCATCCGCGCGCGCGTGGGTACCTCGGGTGTCGTCTGCGGGCTGAGCGGCGGAGTCGACTCGACCGTCGTCGCCGCGCTGTTGCATCACGCCATCGGCGACCAGCTCACCTGCCTCTTCGTCGACAATGGCGTGCTGCGGCGCGACGAGGCGAAATTGGTCATGACGCAGTTGCGCGATCGCTTTCACTTCCGTGTCGAGTGCATCGATGCGTCGGCACGATTTCTCGATCGGCTGGCGGGCATCGAAGATCCCGAGCAGAAGCGCCGCATCATTGGCGCGACGTTCATCGAGGTGTTCGAGGAAGCGGCGCGCGATTTGCGTGACGTGCGCTTCCTCGCGCAAGGGACGCTGTATCCCGACGTGATCGAGTCGGTGTCCTTCAAGGGACCGTCGGCGACCATCAAGAGCCATCACAATGTCGGCGGGCTGCCCGAGCGGATGAAGTTCGAGTTGGTCGAACCGCTGCGCGAGCTGTTCAAAGACGAGGTGCGCGAGCTGGGCAAGCTGCTCGGGCTGCCGACCGAAATTGTTGGCCGGCATCCGTTTCCCGGCCCCGGCTTGGCGATTCGCATCATCGGCGAGGTGACCGCCGCCCGCGTGGCGGTGCTGCAGCACGCCGACGCGATCATGAACGAAGAAGTGCGAGCCGCCGGCCAGTACGACCAGATTTGGCAATCGTTCTGCGTGCTGCTGCCGGTGAAGACGGTCGGTGTGATGGGCGATGAGCGCACCTACGAGAACGTGCTCGCGTTGCGAGCAGTCACCAGCGTCGACGGGATGACCGCCGACTGGGCGCGCTTGCCGTACGATCTGCTGGCGCGCATCTCCAGCCGGGTCATCAATGAAGTGCGCGGCGTCAACCGCGTGGTCTACGATATCTCGTCGAAGCCGCCAGCGACGATCGAATGGGAGTGA
- the der gene encoding ribosome biogenesis GTPase Der, whose product MAHDRFSDTRRGQPPNAPLVAIVGRPNAGKSTLFNRLIHAPRAVVDATPGVTRDRNEALAHWGGRPFRLVDTGGVEDESHDGDALLAAVRAQSDRASADADAIIVLLDGRAGFTPLDRALVQRLRQSPKPVFFAVNKLDTVSLDDDAVDFFRLGVERVYPISSAHGRGVGELMDDVFAALPAAESEAARPHDKPTALAIVGRPNVGKSSLLNRLVGDERAIVSPIPGTTRDAVDSAVMLNARPYVLIDTAGIRRRPKVHEGIERASAARALRALDRAEIALVVLDGTAELAEQDARIAGYAWERGRALVLVVNKWDAVSRSERDEKKYRETLAWRYPSLADAPIVFVSALTGLGISRIVPAIEAVAAGHQAQMQTARVNQVLKEAIAAQAPPSVQGKRPVFYYATQTGSAPPAITVFTGTAEAVPSVYERYLRNQFCAAFQLHGTPLQLRFRSRPRDADRVRPASTGKRKQPARPRGSRRGR is encoded by the coding sequence ATGGCCCACGACAGATTCAGTGACACGCGCCGCGGGCAGCCCCCGAATGCGCCTTTAGTTGCGATCGTTGGACGCCCGAACGCGGGCAAGTCGACGTTGTTCAATCGGCTGATCCACGCTCCGCGCGCAGTGGTCGATGCGACCCCCGGGGTGACGCGCGATCGCAACGAAGCGCTGGCGCATTGGGGCGGCCGTCCGTTCCGCTTGGTTGATACCGGTGGGGTTGAAGACGAGTCGCACGATGGTGATGCGTTGCTGGCGGCAGTGCGCGCGCAGTCGGACCGGGCCAGCGCCGACGCCGATGCGATCATCGTGTTGTTGGACGGTCGCGCCGGTTTCACGCCGCTGGATCGCGCGCTGGTGCAGCGCCTGCGGCAGTCTCCCAAGCCGGTATTCTTCGCTGTGAATAAGCTCGACACCGTGAGTCTCGATGACGACGCGGTGGACTTCTTCCGTCTCGGTGTCGAGCGGGTGTATCCGATTTCCTCCGCGCACGGCCGCGGCGTCGGCGAGTTGATGGACGATGTGTTTGCCGCGCTGCCGGCGGCGGAGTCCGAAGCGGCGCGGCCGCATGACAAGCCGACGGCGCTGGCGATCGTCGGCCGTCCCAACGTCGGCAAGTCGTCGTTGCTGAATCGGCTCGTCGGCGACGAGCGCGCCATCGTGTCGCCGATCCCAGGGACAACGCGTGACGCCGTGGATTCGGCCGTCATGTTAAATGCGCGACCTTACGTCCTGATCGACACCGCGGGTATTCGGCGCCGCCCGAAGGTTCACGAGGGCATCGAACGGGCCAGTGCCGCGCGCGCGCTGCGGGCACTCGACCGCGCGGAAATCGCGCTGGTCGTGCTCGACGGCACCGCGGAGTTGGCTGAGCAAGACGCGCGCATCGCCGGCTACGCATGGGAACGGGGGCGCGCCTTGGTGCTGGTGGTGAACAAGTGGGATGCGGTGTCGCGGAGTGAGCGCGACGAAAAGAAATATCGCGAGACGCTGGCGTGGCGCTACCCATCGCTGGCCGACGCGCCGATCGTGTTCGTGTCCGCACTGACGGGGTTGGGCATCAGCCGCATTGTTCCGGCGATCGAAGCTGTGGCCGCCGGCCACCAGGCGCAAATGCAGACCGCACGGGTGAATCAGGTGTTGAAGGAGGCCATCGCCGCGCAAGCGCCGCCGAGTGTGCAGGGCAAGCGGCCGGTCTTCTACTACGCCACGCAAACCGGCAGCGCGCCGCCTGCGATCACGGTCTTCACCGGTACGGCGGAGGCGGTGCCGTCGGTGTACGAACGCTACCTACGCAATCAGTTTTGTGCGGCCTTTCAGCTCCATGGCACGCCGCTGCAGTTGCGCTTTCGTTCGCGTCCCCGCGATGCCGATCGCGTGCGTCCGGCATCCACCGGCAAACGTAAGCAGCCTGCCCGTCCGCGCGGGTCACGGCGCGGACGGTAA
- a CDS encoding gamma carbonic anhydrase family protein, with product MLYPFNGKRPQLHASVYVHASAQIIGDVVIAADSSVWPNVVVRGDVGPIRIGARSNIQDNSTVHVTRDRFGTIIGDDVTAGHNVTLHGCTIGNLCLIGIGAIVLDGVEVGDECLVGAGALLTPGTKIPPRQLVLGSPAKIVRPLHDDELAHLRQSAQNYLEHARAYRAQGV from the coding sequence GTGCTCTACCCGTTCAACGGCAAACGTCCGCAGTTGCACGCCAGCGTGTACGTCCACGCCAGCGCTCAGATCATCGGCGACGTCGTCATCGCCGCCGACTCCAGCGTGTGGCCAAACGTCGTCGTGCGCGGTGACGTCGGTCCGATTCGCATCGGCGCGCGGAGCAACATCCAAGACAACTCGACGGTGCATGTCACTCGCGACCGCTTCGGCACCATCATCGGCGACGACGTGACCGCCGGACACAACGTGACCCTGCACGGCTGTACGATCGGCAACTTGTGCCTGATCGGCATCGGAGCGATCGTCCTCGATGGCGTCGAAGTCGGTGACGAGTGTCTCGTCGGTGCCGGCGCGTTGCTGACGCCGGGCACCAAGATCCCGCCGCGACAGTTGGTGCTCGGGAGTCCGGCCAAGATCGTCCGCCCGTTGCACGACGACGAACTCGCGCATCTCCGGCAATCGGCACAGAACTACCTGGAACACGCGCGCGCCTATCGCGCGCAGGGAGTCTGA
- the guaB gene encoding IMP dehydrogenase: MFTYDMPEGLTFDDVLLVPGESTFLPREADVSTLFSRRVALNIPLVSAAMDTVTESHTAIAMAQEGGLGVVHRNLAADDQAREVEKVKKSESGIVLDPLTVHPDQRIADALEVMHRNHISGLPVVKDGRLVGILTNRDLRFEKRLDRKVSEVMTKDHLITGKVGIDPEKAKELLHANRIEKLLIVDDEGRLTGLLTVKDIQKAAQFPNACKDPLGRLRVGAAIGTGDDRMVRAEKLVRAGADVLVIDTAHGHSANVIETLQELKQAFPQVDVVAGNVATIEGARALARAGADGIKVGMGPASICTTRVVSGVGIPQLTAVADCVKVARDHGVPVIADGGIKFSGDVTKALAAGAHSVMIGSLFAGTEESPGETILFQGRTYKLYRGMGSLEAMREREGSRNRYAQDDEESQLKLVPEGIEGRVPHKGPLSFIVHQMVGGLQAGMGYCGCRTMADLHANARFMKVTQASLQESHVHDVFITKEAPNYRRE, encoded by the coding sequence ATGTTTACCTACGACATGCCCGAAGGCCTGACGTTCGATGATGTGCTGCTCGTGCCTGGCGAGTCGACGTTCCTGCCGCGCGAAGCCGACGTGAGCACGTTGTTCTCGCGCCGCGTCGCTCTCAACATCCCGCTGGTGAGTGCGGCGATGGACACGGTGACCGAGTCGCACACCGCGATTGCGATGGCGCAGGAAGGCGGTCTCGGCGTGGTGCATCGCAATCTCGCGGCCGACGATCAAGCGCGCGAAGTCGAGAAGGTGAAGAAGTCGGAGAGCGGCATCGTCCTCGATCCACTCACCGTTCACCCGGATCAACGTATTGCCGATGCGCTCGAGGTCATGCACCGCAATCACATCTCCGGCCTCCCGGTGGTCAAGGACGGTCGTCTCGTCGGCATCCTCACCAACCGCGATCTGCGCTTCGAGAAGCGGCTCGATCGCAAGGTGAGCGAGGTGATGACCAAGGACCACCTCATCACCGGCAAGGTCGGCATCGATCCCGAGAAGGCGAAGGAGCTGTTGCACGCCAACCGCATCGAGAAGTTGCTCATCGTCGACGACGAGGGCCGCCTCACGGGCCTGCTGACGGTGAAGGACATCCAGAAGGCGGCGCAGTTTCCCAACGCCTGCAAGGACCCACTCGGCCGCTTGCGCGTCGGCGCCGCGATTGGCACCGGCGATGATCGGATGGTGCGCGCGGAGAAGCTCGTGCGCGCCGGTGCCGACGTGCTGGTGATCGACACCGCGCACGGCCACTCCGCCAACGTGATCGAGACGCTGCAGGAGTTGAAGCAAGCCTTCCCGCAGGTTGATGTCGTCGCCGGCAACGTCGCCACAATCGAAGGCGCGCGCGCCCTCGCGCGTGCCGGTGCCGACGGCATCAAAGTCGGGATGGGGCCGGCGTCGATCTGTACGACGCGCGTGGTTTCTGGCGTAGGCATTCCGCAACTGACCGCCGTCGCCGATTGCGTGAAGGTCGCGCGCGATCATGGCGTGCCGGTGATCGCGGATGGCGGCATCAAATTTTCCGGCGACGTCACCAAAGCGCTCGCCGCGGGCGCGCACTCGGTGATGATCGGCAGTTTGTTCGCCGGCACGGAAGAGAGCCCGGGCGAAACGATCCTGTTTCAAGGCCGCACGTACAAACTCTACCGCGGCATGGGCTCGCTCGAAGCGATGCGCGAGCGCGAGGGCAGTCGCAATCGCTACGCGCAGGATGACGAGGAGTCGCAGCTCAAGTTGGTGCCGGAGGGAATCGAGGGCCGCGTCCCGCACAAAGGTCCGCTGTCGTTCATCGTCCATCAGATGGTCGGCGGCCTGCAGGCCGGCATGGGCTATTGCGGCTGCCGGACGATGGCCGACTTGCACGCCAACGCCCGCTTTATGAAGGTGACGCAGGCGTCGTTGCAGGAGAGCCACGTTCACGACGTGTTCATCACCAAGGAAGCGCCGAACTATCGAAGGGAATGA
- a CDS encoding glycosyltransferase family 2 protein, translating to MSDSAVPTLTPIDAERFTLSVVVPVYNEQTTIREILRRVAAVPLRKEVIVVDDGSSDDTPRLLREIEAQGIDGPPGISNTLRVLYQSPNQGKGAALHAGLRAVSGDVVVIQDADLEYDPAEYPTLIGPILDGRADAVYGSRFVGGAPHRVLFFWHMIGNKLLTLLSNMFTNLNLTDMETGAKAFRADVIKQLSLRSQRFGFEPEVTAKLARRQARIYEVGCSYSGRQYAQGKKIGLKDAFAAVYTIIENAVRHD from the coding sequence ATGTCCGACTCAGCGGTTCCGACCCTGACGCCGATCGATGCCGAGCGCTTCACGCTCTCGGTGGTCGTCCCGGTGTACAACGAGCAGACCACCATTCGCGAGATCCTCCGACGGGTGGCCGCGGTGCCGCTGCGCAAGGAAGTCATCGTCGTCGACGACGGTTCCAGCGACGACACGCCGCGGCTGCTGCGCGAGATCGAAGCGCAGGGAATCGACGGGCCGCCGGGGATCAGCAACACGCTGCGCGTGTTGTATCAGTCGCCGAACCAGGGCAAGGGCGCTGCCTTGCACGCCGGCCTTCGCGCCGTCAGCGGCGATGTCGTGGTGATTCAAGATGCCGACTTGGAGTATGATCCGGCGGAGTATCCGACGCTGATCGGCCCCATCCTCGACGGCCGCGCCGACGCGGTCTACGGCTCGCGCTTCGTAGGTGGCGCGCCGCACCGCGTGCTCTTTTTCTGGCACATGATCGGTAACAAGCTGCTCACGCTGCTGTCGAACATGTTCACCAATCTCAACCTCACCGACATGGAAACCGGCGCCAAGGCGTTCCGTGCCGACGTGATCAAGCAACTGTCGTTGCGTTCGCAGCGCTTTGGCTTCGAACCCGAAGTGACCGCCAAGCTGGCGCGCCGGCAAGCCCGCATTTACGAAGTCGGTTGCTCGTACAGCGGCCGACAGTACGCGCAAGGCAAGAAGATCGGCCTCAAGGACGCCTTCGCCGCGGTCTACACGATCATCGAGAACGCCGTCCGCCATGACTAG
- the era gene encoding GTPase Era, with protein sequence MESTVSEHRSGFVALLGRPNVGKSTLLNALVGRKVAAVTPKPQTTRTRILGIKTLPQAQVLFLDTPGVHEPRGLLNARMVDVARRALDEADVVLWLVDAAAGVQPADRRVHDLARDSSKPLIVALTKIDLISKDGLLPVLGELGRLCPEWPIVPVSAITSDNLDRLLAVLAESLPLGPALYPGDEITDQSERVIVAEIIREKVILETREEVPYAVAVTIDEFTEKPKQSLVVIKATINVARDSQKPIVIGQRGSRIKAIGQAAREEIETLLDRRVFLELFVRVTEDWPTHPARLKEFGL encoded by the coding sequence GTGGAGAGCACGGTTTCTGAACATCGCTCCGGTTTCGTCGCCCTGCTGGGCCGGCCCAACGTCGGCAAGTCGACGCTGCTCAACGCGCTGGTCGGCCGCAAGGTGGCTGCCGTGACGCCCAAGCCGCAAACCACGCGCACGCGCATCCTTGGGATCAAAACGCTGCCGCAGGCACAGGTCCTCTTCCTCGATACGCCGGGAGTGCATGAGCCGCGCGGTTTGCTCAATGCGCGCATGGTCGATGTGGCGCGGCGCGCGCTCGACGAAGCCGACGTCGTGCTGTGGCTCGTCGATGCTGCCGCCGGCGTGCAACCCGCCGATCGGCGCGTGCACGACCTCGCCCGTGACAGCAGCAAGCCATTGATCGTGGCGCTCACCAAGATTGATCTGATTTCGAAAGATGGATTGCTGCCGGTGCTCGGCGAGTTGGGGCGGTTGTGTCCGGAATGGCCGATCGTTCCGGTGAGTGCGATCACGTCCGACAACCTTGACCGCTTACTCGCCGTGTTGGCCGAGTCGCTGCCCCTCGGTCCGGCCCTGTATCCCGGCGACGAGATCACCGATCAGAGCGAGCGCGTCATTGTCGCCGAGATCATCCGCGAGAAAGTGATCCTCGAAACCCGCGAGGAAGTGCCTTACGCGGTGGCGGTGACCATCGATGAGTTCACCGAGAAACCCAAACAATCGCTGGTCGTCATCAAGGCCACCATCAACGTCGCGCGCGACTCGCAGAAGCCGATCGTCATCGGCCAGCGCGGCAGCCGCATCAAGGCCATCGGCCAAGCCGCGCGCGAAGAGATCGAAACGCTGCTCGATCGCCGCGTGTTTCTCGAATTGTTCGTGCGAGTCACTGAAGACTGGCCAACGCATCCGGCGCGCCTCAAAGAGTTCGGCCTCTGA
- a CDS encoding methyltransferase domain-containing protein, with the protein MIAPPQLAVGWSAYRRLLGVALVVGLTVTVAIAYYGGLGLGHLGLWATSLAPLLRIETVVLVGGATLVNLGLRFLRWQYLLRRSGIRCPTRDSLLIYIASLGLLFVPLCAGEIALKGYLIGGGDRARARAGWTVALYERVCDVVALCALAALLGFSAHRGGLVMRFWWVFLVPPVAFATVAGRRMVAGMARLSVMVVDRALRGATVGDAPDFAAQLVSGPRTLVSVGLGVLAWGVVCGVALIVTRQSLSGAAGAVGVIGWQVAPLFAAATVLGGLSLSPGGAGVTGLVFGYELIRLGAESRAAFAVVVAVRVLTFWFSLGLGHLALALLAVRKPREEAHFDSMSEVYDAQLPPHIRDLVVGRKIERMMAVLPPLPGLRGLDIGCGLGWYLTAFGQRGAAVVGFDYSLAQARAAQHTGAAVAHASATALPYRSGTFDFAYAVNIVHHLDDRAGQEQALAEAARVLKPGGVFFLHEINVINPLFRFYMSYVFPLIKRIDEGTELWLDPDDLPVGDSLRVETVSYFTFVPDFVPHQVLQWMLPLERRLERSRWAPYSAHFMATLRKT; encoded by the coding sequence GTGATCGCACCCCCACAGCTCGCGGTCGGTTGGTCAGCGTATCGCCGACTGCTTGGCGTCGCCTTGGTCGTCGGACTCACGGTCACGGTCGCGATCGCATACTACGGTGGTCTCGGCCTCGGCCATCTCGGTCTGTGGGCGACGTCGCTGGCGCCGCTGCTGCGGATCGAGACCGTCGTGCTCGTGGGTGGCGCCACGCTCGTCAATCTTGGCCTCCGGTTCCTACGCTGGCAGTATCTGCTGCGGCGCAGCGGCATCCGCTGCCCGACGCGCGACAGCTTGCTGATTTACATCGCCTCGCTCGGGCTGTTGTTCGTGCCGCTGTGCGCCGGCGAGATCGCGCTCAAGGGTTATCTGATCGGGGGCGGCGATCGCGCGCGCGCGCGGGCGGGTTGGACCGTCGCACTCTACGAACGAGTGTGCGACGTCGTCGCGCTCTGCGCGCTTGCGGCATTGTTGGGATTCTCCGCTCATCGTGGCGGGCTGGTCATGCGCTTCTGGTGGGTCTTTCTGGTGCCGCCAGTCGCCTTTGCCACCGTCGCCGGCCGACGCATGGTGGCGGGAATGGCGCGCCTGTCGGTGATGGTGGTCGATCGCGCCTTGCGCGGCGCCACCGTGGGCGATGCGCCCGACTTCGCGGCCCAGTTGGTGAGCGGGCCGCGCACATTGGTGAGCGTCGGCCTCGGCGTGCTGGCGTGGGGTGTCGTCTGTGGCGTCGCGCTGATCGTGACGCGGCAGTCGCTGAGTGGAGCGGCGGGCGCGGTCGGCGTGATCGGTTGGCAAGTGGCTCCGCTGTTTGCCGCGGCGACGGTGTTGGGTGGGCTGAGTTTGTCTCCGGGCGGAGCCGGGGTGACCGGCTTGGTGTTCGGCTACGAACTGATCCGGTTGGGAGCGGAGAGCCGCGCCGCATTTGCCGTCGTGGTGGCGGTGCGGGTGCTGACGTTCTGGTTTAGCTTGGGCCTGGGTCACCTCGCGCTGGCGCTGCTAGCAGTGCGGAAACCGCGCGAAGAGGCGCACTTCGACAGCATGTCGGAAGTCTATGATGCGCAGCTCCCGCCGCACATTCGCGATCTTGTGGTCGGGCGCAAAATCGAGCGGATGATGGCGGTCCTGCCGCCGCTGCCCGGATTGCGGGGACTCGACATCGGCTGCGGCCTGGGCTGGTACCTGACCGCCTTCGGCCAGCGCGGCGCGGCGGTTGTGGGATTCGACTACTCGTTGGCGCAGGCTCGCGCTGCTCAGCACACCGGCGCGGCGGTCGCGCACGCGAGCGCGACGGCGTTGCCGTACCGCAGCGGCACGTTTGATTTCGCCTACGCCGTCAACATCGTCCACCATCTCGACGATCGCGCCGGCCAGGAGCAAGCCTTGGCCGAGGCGGCGCGCGTACTGAAACCCGGTGGCGTGTTCTTTCTGCACGAGATCAACGTCATCAATCCGCTCTTTCGCTTCTACATGAGTTACGTGTTCCCGCTGATCAAGCGCATCGACGAAGGCACCGAGTTGTGGCTCGACCCCGATGACTTGCCGGTCGGCGACAGCTTGCGCGTCGAGACAGTGAGCTACTTCACCTTCGTGCCGGACTTTGTTCCGCACCAGGTGCTGCAGTGGATGTTGCCGCTCGAGCGTCGGCTTGAACGCTCGCGCTGGGCGCCGTACAGCGCACACTTCATGGCGACGTTGAGGAAGACGTGA